The Rudaeicoccus suwonensis sequence AGCATCAACATCGGCGGCATCGTGTTGATGGCGCTGGGTGCGCAGTGGTACATCCTGTTCAACGTGATCGCGGGCGCCTCCGCCATACCGAACGATCTGCGGGAGGCCGCGACGAACCTACGGCTGAGCCGGGCGCAGCGGTGGCGGTCGGTGATCCTGCCGTCGATCTTTGCGGCGTGGGTGACCGGTGCGATCACGGCTGCCGGTGGTGCGTGGAATGCGTCGATCGTCGCCGAGGTCGTGACCTACGGCAAGACGACGCTGACCGCCACCGGCCTCGGTGCCTACATCGCTCAGTCGACGCAGCACGGCAACTTCGGACGCATGCTGGTCGGCAACATGGTGATGTGCATCTTTGTCGTGGGCCTCAACCGATCCTTCTGGCGCCGGCTGTACCGCTTGGCCGAAACGCGTTACTCGCTCAGCTGATGCGTCGATGTTCTCAGCGTTCGAGCGACAATTCGGTGGTGGATGTACGCCGGTCCACCAGCCGTGACCAGACCAGGTTGGCCCGGTTCTCGAGAACCGTGCCGACCTCGTCCGAACCACAACTCTCATCAGGAAACGGAGGTGCGTCATGAGCACCACGATCAACAACCGAGCCGCCATCGTCGAGGTCGACCACATCAGCAAGTCCTTCCCGGGCAAGGGAAATGTCGAGCTGACGGTGCTGGACGATGTCACGTTCACCCTGCACGAGGGCGAGGTTGTCGCGCTGCTCGGCAAGTCCGGCTCCGGCAAGTCGACGCTGCTGCGCACCATCGCCGGGCTCATCGCGCCGACCACCGGTGAGGTGCGCTATCGCGGCAAGCAACTGCGTGGGGCGAACCCCGGTGTCGGGATGGTCTTCCAGTCGTTCGCGCTGATGCCGTGGCTGACGGTCCAGGCGAACGTCGAGCTGGGTCTGCGGGCGCAGGGCGTCGGTGAGGACGAGCGGCGTCGGCGCGCGCTGGAGGCCATCGACCTCATCGGTCTCGACGGCTTCGAGTCGGCGTACCCCAAGGAACTCTCCGGCGGGATGCGCCAGCGCGTCGGCTTCGCCCGTGCACTCGTGCTACAGCCGGACGCGTTGCTGATGGACGAACCGTTCAGCGCGCTCGACGTGCTGACGGCGGAGAACCTGCGCAACGAGTTGATGTCGCTGTGGGCGCAGCCGGACTTCCCGACGAAGGCGATCTGCGTGGTCACCCACAACATCGAGGAGGCGGTGCTGCTGGCCGACCGTGTCGTGGTGCTCGGCGCCAACCCGGGACACATCAAGGCAGAGGTGCCGGTGCACCTGCCGCGACCGCGCGACCGTCGCAGCCCGAGCTTCGACCAGATCGTGCAGCAGCTGTACTCACTGCTGACCGGTCAGGACGGTGTCGCCGCGACCACGACCGCCCAGACCGGGCCGCTCACGCACCCGCTGCCGTCGGTGTCGGTCGGTGGGCTGGCGGGTCTCGTCGAGATCGTCTACGCGCACAACGGGCAGACCGACCTGCCCGATCTCGCAGACGAGCTGTCCTTCGAAGTCGACGATCTGCTGCCGCTGGTCGACGCCGCGGTGATGCTCGGCTTCCTGGATGTCGAGGGAGCCCAGGCGTTCCTCACCGACACCGGCCGCGAGTGGTTCACCGCGGACATCCTGCGCAGCAAGGAGATTTTCGCCGTGCAGGCGCGGGAGCGCGCGCCGCTGGTGCGCACGATCGTCCATGCACTCGAGAACAGTGACAACGGTGCGCTGCGGGACGACTTCTTCCGCGATCTGCTGCGCCGCGGCTTCTCGGCCGAGGACACCGAGCGCCAGCTGGACTCGGCGATCGACTGGGGCCGGTACGGCGAGCTGTTCGACTACGACGCCGACAGTCGCGAACTCGTCCTCGGTGACGTGGCCGCGGCTGCGGCAGCGTTGCTCAACTGAGCCAGGGCTGGCTGCGTTCATCGAGGTGTCCGCGTTCGGCTCGGCATTCCGGGGTCTGGCGGCGAGATTGCCCGGTTCGGCGCGTTGGCGTGTACCGGCTGGATCGAGCGTGGGTTTCACCGGGTTCGCGCCGGGGGCCAACTTACGTGAGTTCGATCCAGTAGCGACGAGAGGTGCCGCGGATGTCCTCGAGGCGTCCGCCGCATCTCTCGATCGTCTTGGCGCTCGCCACGTTGTCTGTGTCGCAGGTGACCAGAACGCGTTGCAGACCAATCGATGTCGCCTCGACAAGGCCGAGTCGCAAGGCGGCCGTCGCAATGCCGCGGCGTCGTGCGGAGGGCCGAACGCCATACCCGATGTGTCCGCCCTCACGCAGCAGGAAGTCGTTGAGCGTATGCCGCAGGCTGAGCGAGCCGAGGATCGTCCTCGGGGCGGCGTCGTCCACGACCCAGAAGAGCGAGTCGTGCACGAGGCCTTCGGGCATGATGGTGGCGGGATCGGCATACGACAGTTTGGTGGTCACGAAGTCGGCGAAACCTGTTGAACTGCTAAGTTTTTCGACGCTCCAACGCAGGTCGCCGTAGCCGTGCGCGACGTCGTCACCGAATTCGAGATAGCTGGCAAGCCATTGCTGGTGCAGGTCGACCGTCGGCTGGATGAGAGTGATCACCCGTGGACCGTATGCCGCGCGACCGGCCCGGCGCACGTCAGTTTTCTTGCGTCGGTTTCGCGCTCAGGTGACGGTGGACGTGGAGGGCTCCTGTTGACAGTTTGTCGGTGACAGTGGCTGTCGAGGCCGTCGCAAACCTTGATGTATGCGGGCGGACCACGGCGCTCATCACGAACGTGCGGCGTGCGCATCGAGATCAGCACGGGTGAAGAGCGCAGTCGTCGTGATCTGCAGGTCGGCGAGTGGGTCCTCATCGGGACGGCTGCGATCGATGGTGCAGACGACGTCAGTCACCACGGCGCCTCGCTCGCGCAGCGCGACAGTGGCGGCCCGAACTGCGCCGCCAGTGGTCACGATGTCTTCGACGAGTGTGACCGTACGGCCGTCGACGTTCCCGCCCTCGGCAAGGCGACACGTCCCGTAGGTCTTGGCTTCCTTACACACGAACAGCGCCGGCAGGCTGGTGATGGAGCTGAGCATGGTCGCGATCGGCACGCCGCCCAGCTCAAGGCCGCCGAGGATCTGCGTTCCCGCAGGGATCAGCAGCGCCATCGATCTGACCCGAGCGGAGCGTGAACTTCCCGTGCAAACGGCATGTCCGGTCGATGTCGGCGGCGAGCTGCGGGAGGTCGATGTTCTGCGGCACGGCTCCGAGTGTTGCATCCGACGGTCTTGCCGGAAGGTGGTCCATCGATCACCGGGTACAGCTGCTGTCGTTCCGAGGCTCGGCTGACCGGATCGGGTGACGCTGAGCGGTTCGCTTGCGGCTGGGGATTCCAGGCACGTCGGGAGCAGGGTGCGGACTGACGCGGACTGGTTCGCTTATGGCCGGATCCCCGCTGAGATGTCGGGACCGGCGCGTGTCACCGGACAGCGGTCCTGTTGGTCACGAGCGCCTGGGAGACTTCACTCGTGGCTGGCTTTCATCATGTCGAGATTTGGGTGGCCGACTTCTCGGCGGTGCGAACCGAGTGGGACTGGTTGCTCACGGAGGTCGGATTCGCCGTACAGGACGAATGGGAAAACGGCGCATCCTGGATTGCGGGTGGCGCATATCTCGTGGTGACGGCCTCGCCGAGCCTCTCACAGCCCGACCACGATCGTCGCCGACCTGGCGTCAATCACGTTGCGTTCAAGGCTGATTCGGCCGCCCAGCTGGATCAGCTCATGCACGATGCGCCGCTGCATGGCTGGGAGCCGCTGTATCAGGAGCGCTATCCCCATGCTGGTGGCGTTGAGCACTATGCCGGGTGGTTGGAGAACTCGACCGGTTTCAAGGTCGAGATGGTTGCCGACGGTCCGTAGCGGCGCGAAGGTGACGATTGCGACGCGGACCGCGCGAAGGTGACGACTGCGACCTGGACCGCGCGAAGGTTGCAGCGCCCAGCGCCGGCTGATCGGTTCCAGCTGAGAGCGTCTCTCTCACATAGCTGAAAGGA is a genomic window containing:
- a CDS encoding nitrate/sulfonate/bicarbonate ABC transporter ATP-binding protein — translated: MSTTINNRAAIVEVDHISKSFPGKGNVELTVLDDVTFTLHEGEVVALLGKSGSGKSTLLRTIAGLIAPTTGEVRYRGKQLRGANPGVGMVFQSFALMPWLTVQANVELGLRAQGVGEDERRRRALEAIDLIGLDGFESAYPKELSGGMRQRVGFARALVLQPDALLMDEPFSALDVLTAENLRNELMSLWAQPDFPTKAICVVTHNIEEAVLLADRVVVLGANPGHIKAEVPVHLPRPRDRRSPSFDQIVQQLYSLLTGQDGVAATTTAQTGPLTHPLPSVSVGGLAGLVEIVYAHNGQTDLPDLADELSFEVDDLLPLVDAAVMLGFLDVEGAQAFLTDTGREWFTADILRSKEIFAVQARERAPLVRTIVHALENSDNGALRDDFFRDLLRRGFSAEDTERQLDSAIDWGRYGELFDYDADSRELVLGDVAAAAAALLN
- a CDS encoding orotate phosphoribosyltransferase; amino-acid sequence: MALLIPAGTQILGGLELGGVPIATMLSSITSLPALFVCKEAKTYGTCRLAEGGNVDGRTVTLVEDIVTTGGAVRAATVALRERGAVVTDVVCTIDRSRPDEDPLADLQITTTALFTRADLDAHAARS
- a CDS encoding GNAT family N-acetyltransferase, whose protein sequence is MITLIQPTVDLHQQWLASYLEFGDDVAHGYGDLRWSVEKLSSSTGFADFVTTKLSYADPATIMPEGLVHDSLFWVVDDAAPRTILGSLSLRHTLNDFLLREGGHIGYGVRPSARRRGIATAALRLGLVEATSIGLQRVLVTCDTDNVASAKTIERCGGRLEDIRGTSRRYWIELT
- a CDS encoding VOC family protein; translated protein: MAGFHHVEIWVADFSAVRTEWDWLLTEVGFAVQDEWENGASWIAGGAYLVVTASPSLSQPDHDRRRPGVNHVAFKADSAAQLDQLMHDAPLHGWEPLYQERYPHAGGVEHYAGWLENSTGFKVEMVADGP